In Nitrospirota bacterium, a single genomic region encodes these proteins:
- the dinB gene encoding DNA polymerase IV — MLTAMLSGFGGRGKTLDGTLGQQWGLTMPRIVAHLDMDAFFAAIEERDNPALRGVPLVVGADPKQGQGRGVVSTANYKAREYGIHSALPISRAWRLSEAARKRGEPAVVFLRVDMRKYAQVSHRIMEILRRFVTHLEQASIDEAYLDLSFTGSYEQAEALCRRIKEAIRVEEGLTASIGIGPNKLVAKIASGLRKPDGLTIVREDEAEKFLAPLPVRAIPGIGPKTEEWLAKRGIRLVKDLRRYSPEDLHELFGKRGIDLYEKARGRDDSPIEEFYEPKSIGEQETFERDTFDPTVLGDRLKAMCQGVAARLAEEGDVRFRTVVLTVRFADFETVSRSHTLREPTGSAKVLELEALKLLLPFLDARENPKGKLIRLLGVRVEKLDRSSGGESVGGLV, encoded by the coding sequence ATGCTGACGGCCATGCTGTCCGGCTTCGGTGGCCGCGGTAAGACCTTGGATGGTACGCTGGGGCAACAGTGGGGGCTGACCATGCCGAGAATCGTGGCTCACTTGGATATGGACGCATTCTTCGCAGCGATTGAAGAGCGGGACAATCCCGCCCTGCGCGGGGTGCCATTGGTTGTCGGCGCCGATCCGAAGCAGGGCCAGGGACGCGGCGTGGTCTCGACCGCGAACTATAAGGCCCGCGAGTATGGGATCCATTCCGCGCTCCCGATCTCCCGCGCCTGGCGGTTGTCCGAAGCAGCCAGAAAGCGGGGAGAGCCGGCTGTCGTGTTCCTGCGGGTCGATATGCGGAAGTATGCGCAGGTGTCCCATCGGATTATGGAAATCCTCCGGCGGTTTGTGACACACCTCGAACAGGCCAGCATCGATGAAGCCTATCTGGATCTGAGTTTCACGGGCTCGTATGAACAAGCCGAAGCCCTGTGCCGCCGGATCAAAGAGGCCATTCGGGTCGAGGAGGGGCTCACCGCTTCGATTGGCATCGGGCCGAATAAGCTGGTTGCCAAGATCGCGTCAGGCCTCAGGAAGCCGGACGGGTTGACCATCGTGAGAGAGGATGAAGCCGAAAAGTTTTTGGCTCCGTTACCTGTGCGCGCGATTCCGGGCATCGGTCCGAAGACGGAAGAGTGGTTGGCCAAACGGGGTATCAGGTTGGTGAAGGATCTCAGGCGCTACTCGCCGGAGGACCTCCACGAGCTGTTCGGCAAGCGTGGGATCGATCTCTATGAGAAGGCGCGAGGGCGGGATGACTCGCCGATCGAGGAGTTCTATGAGCCCAAGTCGATTGGGGAGCAGGAAACGTTCGAGCGGGACACGTTCGACCCCACGGTCCTGGGCGACCGGCTCAAGGCGATGTGCCAAGGTGTGGCGGCCCGTCTGGCGGAGGAAGGGGACGTGCGATTTCGGACAGTCGTCCTCACCGTGCGCTTTGCCGATTTCGAGACGGTGTCGCGCTCCCACACCCTGCGGGAGCCGACCGGCTCCGCCAAGGTCCTCGAGCTGGAGGCGTTGAAGCTTCTCCTGCCGTTCTTGGATGCGCGCGAGAATCCCAAAGGCAAGCTCATCCGGCTCCTCGGGGTCCGGGTGGAGAAATTGGACCGGTCGTCCGGCGGGGAGAGTGTCGGAGGGTTGGTTTGA
- a CDS encoding glutathione S-transferase family protein codes for MTVKAQFPDEQTAEGEFKRQEDAFRGWVTADGSSGYPAVRGRYHLYVSWACPWAHRTIIVRKLKKLEDVIGMTAVDPIRDDRGWAFRDGPGHSTDPVNGFRFLSEAYLATDPNYRGRVTVPVLWDNETKRIVSNSDDDLMRMFNSEFDRFTDSTIDLYPKGLRKDIDDLNAFIYENVNDGVYRAGFATSQRVYERAVRRLFDALDQLEARLRDRRYLFGSRFVETDWRLFVTLVRFDAVYHGHFKCNIRRIMDYPNLLGYLKDLYHHDGIAETVNFDHIKRHYYVTHDDINPTRIVPLGPDQDLHAPHGRERLG; via the coding sequence ATGACGGTGAAAGCGCAATTTCCGGACGAGCAAACCGCCGAGGGCGAATTCAAACGGCAAGAGGACGCGTTTCGCGGTTGGGTGACGGCGGACGGCAGTTCCGGCTACCCGGCGGTTCGCGGGCGCTACCATCTCTATGTGTCGTGGGCCTGCCCCTGGGCGCACCGCACGATCATCGTGCGGAAGCTCAAGAAACTGGAAGACGTGATCGGGATGACCGCGGTGGACCCGATCCGCGACGACCGCGGATGGGCGTTTCGGGACGGGCCGGGCCATTCGACCGACCCGGTCAACGGGTTCCGCTTTCTGAGCGAGGCCTACCTGGCGACCGACCCGAATTATCGCGGACGGGTCACGGTGCCCGTGCTGTGGGATAACGAGACCAAGCGCATTGTCAGCAACTCCGACGACGACCTCATGCGCATGTTCAACAGCGAGTTCGACCGGTTCACCGACAGCACGATCGACTTGTATCCGAAAGGGTTACGGAAGGACATCGACGATCTCAACGCCTTCATCTATGAGAACGTGAACGACGGAGTCTATCGCGCGGGGTTCGCCACGTCGCAGCGAGTCTACGAGCGGGCCGTACGGCGCCTGTTCGACGCGCTCGATCAGCTCGAGGCGCGCTTGCGGGATCGGCGTTATCTCTTCGGATCGCGGTTCGTCGAGACGGACTGGCGCTTGTTCGTCACGCTCGTCCGGTTCGACGCGGTGTACCACGGACACTTCAAGTGCAACATCCGGCGGATCATGGATTACCCTAACCTATTGGGCTACCTGAAAGACCTGTACCACCACGACGGGATCGCCGAGACGGTGAACTTCGATCACATCAAGCGGCACTACTACGTCACCCACGACGACATCAACCCCACGCGCATCGTGCCCCTCGGTCCCGACCAGGACCTTCACGCCCCGCACGGGCGGGAGCGGCTCGGATAA
- a CDS encoding NUDIX hydrolase has translation MTKPSFEFSAGGVVVKDDTVLLIRVRSLKGREVWTFPKGRLNEGERSPEAALREVEEETGWRCRIERELPRSEYWFQQDGRRIHKTVRWFKMTAIERVGEPDREVEEAVWLPIAEAGSRLTYESDRRLLAQALAEGSAPESEQSG, from the coding sequence GTGACCAAGCCAAGCTTTGAATTTTCCGCCGGCGGGGTGGTGGTCAAGGACGACACCGTCCTCCTCATCCGCGTGCGAAGTCTCAAAGGCCGGGAGGTGTGGACGTTTCCCAAGGGCCGGCTCAACGAGGGCGAGCGGAGCCCGGAGGCGGCGCTGCGCGAAGTGGAGGAGGAGACGGGTTGGCGTTGCCGGATCGAACGGGAACTGCCCCGGTCCGAATACTGGTTTCAGCAGGACGGGCGACGCATCCACAAGACCGTCCGGTGGTTCAAGATGACCGCGATCGAACGCGTCGGGGAGCCGGATCGTGAAGTCGAAGAAGCGGTCTGGCTGCCCATCGCCGAAGCCGGGTCCCGCCTGACATATGAATCCGACCGGCGCCTGCTCGCGCAGGCCCTAGCGGAAGGGTCGGCACCCGAGAGCGAACAATCGGGTTGA
- a CDS encoding DUF882 domain-containing protein yields MRTPHSPSDLFAGRWPGGRLTFYNLHTDERLTVTYRDEEGRYDYEALDDVNYLLRCHHTNEMAAMDVRVIEFVNLVQKQVGSDREIRVVSGYRSPEYQALLIRMGRRVARHSLHVQGQAIDFFIPGVNLRTVRETALKLKCGGVGYYPRKRFVHLDSGPFRWW; encoded by the coding sequence TTGCGGACGCCTCACAGCCCATCGGACCTGTTTGCGGGCCGATGGCCCGGGGGCCGGCTCACGTTCTATAACCTCCACACCGACGAACGCTTGACGGTCACCTACCGCGACGAGGAGGGCCGCTACGACTACGAAGCCCTGGACGATGTGAACTATCTCCTTCGATGCCACCACACCAATGAAATGGCCGCCATGGATGTGCGGGTCATTGAATTCGTGAACCTAGTGCAGAAGCAAGTCGGCAGCGATCGGGAAATCCGCGTGGTTTCGGGGTATCGTTCGCCGGAGTATCAGGCTCTGTTGATCCGTATGGGTAGACGGGTGGCTCGCCACAGCCTGCATGTGCAGGGCCAGGCTATTGATTTCTTTATTCCCGGGGTCAACCTCCGTACGGTCCGTGAGACGGCGCTGAAGCTCAAGTGCGGTGGGGTCGGCTACTATCCTCGCAAGAGGTTTGTTCATCTTGATTCCGGCCCGTTCCGATGGTGGTAG
- a CDS encoding L,D-transpeptidase — protein sequence MVVGRRTSGFILLAFCVAASCEPTLGQSRPSPDAKLKHPSSLCAVIHPSDADIAWECRQIGKGETLERLFGKRWVDVARFNRVDRRHAYHGVRIKVPRRLEEIANFTPLPPEYPPAKTDEQFILIDLAEQFLGAYEYGSLRFSMPVTTGEAGNETPTGLFRITALHRQHKSCLYTIEGTDTPYPMNYALHFFVTREGVSYWIHGRDVPGYPASHGCVGLYDEAMQKEYYGVPQDPELDDAKRLYEWVLGNRRDDGKVLLVEDGPKILIRGAAPR from the coding sequence ATGGTGGTAGGCCGCAGAACTTCCGGCTTCATCCTTCTCGCTTTCTGTGTTGCCGCTTCCTGCGAGCCAACCCTTGGCCAGTCCCGGCCCAGTCCCGACGCCAAGCTCAAGCATCCGTCTTCTCTCTGCGCCGTCATCCATCCCAGCGATGCCGACATTGCCTGGGAGTGTCGGCAGATCGGAAAAGGGGAGACGCTCGAACGGTTATTCGGGAAGCGCTGGGTGGACGTGGCGCGGTTTAATCGCGTTGACCGGCGTCATGCCTATCACGGAGTCCGGATTAAGGTGCCGAGACGTCTTGAGGAGATCGCGAATTTCACACCTCTGCCGCCCGAATATCCACCAGCGAAGACCGACGAGCAATTCATCCTGATTGATCTCGCCGAGCAATTTCTTGGCGCCTACGAATATGGTTCGCTCCGCTTTTCGATGCCGGTGACGACGGGTGAAGCAGGAAACGAGACGCCGACTGGCTTATTCCGGATCACGGCGCTTCACCGCCAGCATAAGTCCTGCCTGTACACGATCGAGGGTACCGACACGCCTTATCCGATGAATTACGCGCTTCACTTCTTCGTCACTCGCGAAGGGGTGTCCTATTGGATTCACGGGCGGGATGTGCCCGGCTATCCCGCTTCGCACGGCTGCGTCGGCCTGTATGATGAGGCGATGCAGAAGGAATACTACGGGGTGCCGCAGGATCCGGAGTTGGATGACGCCAAGAGGCTGTATGAATGGGTGCTCGGGAACCGGAGGGATGATGGCAAGGTGCTTCTGGTCGAAGACGGCCCCAAGATCCTGATTCGGGGCGCCGCGCCGCGCTAA
- a CDS encoding peptidylprolyl isomerase — MNMYRLTGGGLLAFVVVLSVNVACAQAQAQKGASKMTVSEGKLVSLEYTLRLDDKTVVESNVGGDPLKYTQGAHELIVGLEKALEGMAVGDKKTVTVPPADGYGVVDPKAFQEVSKKLIPPDALKVGAQLQGRGPDGRVLYPRVSEVKDETVVLDFNHPLAGKTLTFDVKVLDIKDGAVPSNPKRPH; from the coding sequence ATGAACATGTACCGGCTTACGGGTGGGGGCTTGCTCGCGTTCGTCGTGGTCCTGTCCGTCAACGTCGCCTGCGCGCAGGCGCAGGCACAGAAAGGAGCGTCGAAGATGACGGTGTCAGAAGGTAAACTGGTGTCCCTCGAATACACGCTCCGGTTGGACGACAAGACGGTCGTCGAGAGCAACGTGGGCGGCGATCCCTTGAAGTACACCCAAGGCGCGCACGAGCTGATCGTCGGGTTGGAGAAGGCGCTGGAGGGCATGGCGGTGGGCGACAAGAAGACGGTGACCGTTCCTCCGGCGGACGGCTACGGGGTTGTCGATCCCAAAGCCTTTCAGGAAGTGAGCAAGAAACTGATTCCACCGGACGCGTTGAAGGTCGGGGCGCAGCTCCAGGGCCGAGGGCCTGACGGCCGGGTGCTCTATCCACGGGTGTCGGAAGTCAAGGATGAGACGGTCGTGCTGGATTTCAATCATCCGCTCGCCGGCAAGACGCTCACCTTCGACGTGAAGGTGTTGGACATCAAGGACGGCGCCGTCCCGTCCAATCCGAAGCGACCTCACTGA
- a CDS encoding nicotinate phosphoribosyltransferase — protein MNQPPSALLTDLYQLTMLQAYVEQGMEETAVFEFFVRKLPPARNFLIAAGLEQVLDYLETFRFSPADLEWLARCGRFGRSFVDYLEHLRFTGDAHAMPEGTVCFPNEPILRVTAPLPQAQFVETRVMNLLNFQTMIASKAARSVLVAGGKPLIDFGLRRAHGAEAGLLAARASHLVGFTGTATVLAGVRFGIPVYGTMAHAFVQAHEDEARAFEHFAYAQPDNVVLLIDTYDTEAAARKVVALAPRLKEKGITVKGVRLDSGDLADHARKVRRILDDGGLPHVQILASGNLDEYRLEALMASGAPIDSFAVGTAMTTSADAPSLDCAYKLQEYAGRACRKRSEGKATWPGRKQVYRHYEADGPFAEDIVTLADDAQTGDALLRPVLRAGRRLAPPPSLTEARAHAASQLARLPDFLRRLDPAPPYPVKIAQALRDLAKSVDERG, from the coding sequence ATGAACCAGCCCCCGAGCGCGCTCCTCACCGATCTCTACCAACTCACCATGCTCCAGGCCTACGTGGAGCAGGGGATGGAGGAGACGGCGGTCTTCGAGTTCTTCGTCCGCAAGCTGCCGCCCGCCCGCAACTTTCTGATCGCGGCCGGCCTGGAGCAGGTGCTGGACTATCTGGAAACGTTCCGCTTCAGCCCGGCGGATCTGGAGTGGCTCGCGCGCTGCGGGCGCTTCGGCCGGTCGTTCGTCGACTACCTGGAACACCTGCGTTTTACCGGCGACGCGCACGCCATGCCGGAAGGCACGGTCTGTTTCCCGAACGAGCCGATCCTCCGCGTGACCGCCCCGCTCCCTCAGGCCCAGTTCGTCGAAACCCGGGTCATGAACCTCCTCAACTTCCAGACCATGATCGCATCCAAGGCGGCGAGGTCGGTGTTGGTCGCGGGCGGCAAGCCGCTGATCGATTTCGGGTTGCGGCGCGCTCATGGCGCGGAGGCGGGGCTGCTCGCGGCCCGGGCGAGCCACCTGGTCGGCTTTACCGGCACGGCGACGGTGCTCGCCGGCGTGAGATTCGGGATTCCGGTCTACGGCACGATGGCCCACGCGTTCGTGCAGGCGCACGAAGACGAAGCCCGCGCGTTCGAGCACTTCGCCTACGCCCAGCCCGACAACGTCGTGTTGCTGATCGACACCTACGACACGGAGGCGGCCGCCCGCAAGGTGGTGGCGCTCGCGCCCCGGCTGAAGGAGAAAGGCATTACCGTCAAGGGCGTGCGGCTGGATAGCGGGGATCTGGCGGATCACGCCCGGAAGGTCCGACGGATCCTTGACGACGGCGGGCTTCCGCACGTGCAGATTCTGGCGAGCGGCAATTTGGACGAGTACCGGCTGGAGGCCCTCATGGCGAGCGGCGCGCCTATCGACAGTTTCGCGGTCGGCACGGCCATGACGACGTCGGCCGACGCCCCGTCGCTCGACTGCGCGTACAAGCTGCAGGAATACGCCGGACGGGCCTGCCGAAAACGGTCGGAGGGAAAAGCCACGTGGCCGGGCCGGAAACAGGTATACCGGCACTATGAGGCGGACGGCCCATTCGCCGAGGACATCGTCACCCTGGCGGATGACGCGCAGACAGGCGACGCGCTCCTCCGGCCGGTCCTGCGGGCCGGCCGCCGTCTCGCCCCCCCTCCTTCCCTCACCGAAGCGCGCGCGCACGCCGCTTCCCAACTCGCCCGCCTACCCGATTTCTTGCGGCGACTGGACCCCGCTCCGCCCTACCCGGTCAAGATCGCCCAAGCGCTCCGCGATCTCGCCAAGTCCGTCGATGAGCGGGGTTAA
- a CDS encoding nicotinamidase, with protein sequence MGTETLQPGDALIVVDVQNDFLPGGALGVPGGDRIVPILMRYMARFQSRGLPIFLSRDWHPSNHCSFRERGGPWPVHCVAGSPGSLPPPGFQTPPSAVVIHKATEPDQDAYSAFQGTPLDERLRAAGVRRLFVGGLATDYCVLNTVKDARKLGYDVCLLTDGIRAVNVQPDDGRKAEEEMVRLGAVPIRLENLAA encoded by the coding sequence ATGGGCACAGAGACGCTTCAACCGGGCGATGCTCTGATCGTCGTGGACGTCCAGAACGACTTTCTCCCCGGCGGGGCGTTGGGCGTGCCGGGCGGCGATCGGATCGTACCCATCCTGATGCGCTACATGGCCCGCTTTCAATCGCGTGGGTTGCCGATCTTCCTCTCCCGCGACTGGCATCCGTCGAATCACTGTTCCTTCCGCGAACGGGGGGGTCCGTGGCCCGTCCACTGCGTCGCCGGCTCGCCCGGTTCCTTGCCGCCGCCGGGCTTCCAGACGCCCCCGTCTGCCGTCGTCATTCACAAGGCGACCGAGCCGGACCAGGACGCCTACTCCGCGTTCCAGGGCACGCCGCTCGACGAGCGGCTTCGAGCCGCCGGCGTGCGACGCCTGTTCGTCGGCGGCCTGGCGACCGACTACTGCGTGCTCAACACGGTGAAGGACGCCAGGAAACTCGGCTATGACGTCTGTCTCCTGACGGACGGCATCAGAGCCGTCAACGTGCAACCGGACGACGGGCGCAAGGCGGAGGAGGAGATGGTCCGCCTGGGCGCCGTGCCGATCCGCCTGGAGAATCTCGCGGCATGA
- a CDS encoding cation:proton antiporter — protein MDEVAVSITSVGILVFLAHLFTGIFRQTKLPDVLLLIIIGLVIGPGLGLVTPEHFGAVGHVFTTVTLIVLLFEEGSGIPLPTLRKAVLGTSSLSLMSFLVTMGAIAGVALYMTDLTPILALMFGAIVGSTSPAVVVPLVKQLDMQDKSRTILFLESAVSDVFSIVVALAFLELYRLGEIRIGLMAGHILASFLMASILGVGSGLLWSVLLNKIRTLQNAIFTTPAFVFVIFGVAEFFGFSGYIAALAFGITLGNIRSFQLSAWKRILPQDTITLNETEKIFFSEVAFLLKTFFFVYVGLSERLTDPWVVSIGFLLTVVIFLVRIPVVRLSVDRETRVSDASLMAAIAPKGLATVVLASIPLQQGLPGGELIQDLAYAVVLFSIVFTALLVFLLERTTLAKAYGRLFTGFGAKAASPDASAG, from the coding sequence ATGGACGAAGTCGCGGTCAGCATTACCTCCGTCGGCATCCTGGTCTTTCTGGCCCATCTGTTCACGGGCATCTTCCGGCAGACCAAGTTGCCCGACGTTCTGTTGCTGATCATCATCGGCCTGGTCATCGGCCCCGGGCTCGGACTGGTGACTCCCGAGCATTTCGGCGCGGTGGGGCACGTCTTTACCACCGTCACCCTGATCGTGCTGCTGTTCGAGGAAGGATCGGGCATCCCGCTGCCGACGCTCCGGAAGGCAGTACTGGGCACCTCTTCCTTGAGCCTTATGAGCTTTCTCGTGACCATGGGCGCGATTGCGGGGGTGGCCCTGTACATGACGGATCTCACCCCGATCCTTGCCTTGATGTTCGGGGCGATCGTCGGCTCCACTTCTCCGGCGGTGGTTGTGCCGCTGGTCAAACAGCTCGACATGCAGGACAAGAGCCGAACGATCCTGTTTCTCGAATCGGCGGTCAGCGACGTGTTCAGCATCGTGGTGGCCCTCGCTTTCCTGGAACTGTACCGCCTGGGCGAGATCCGGATCGGGCTCATGGCCGGGCACATTCTGGCGTCGTTCCTCATGGCGAGTATCCTGGGCGTCGGGAGCGGCCTGCTCTGGTCGGTGCTGCTCAACAAGATCCGGACGCTGCAGAACGCGATCTTCACGACGCCGGCCTTCGTCTTCGTGATTTTCGGGGTCGCGGAGTTCTTCGGATTCAGCGGCTACATCGCGGCGTTGGCCTTCGGCATCACGCTCGGCAACATCCGGTCGTTTCAACTGTCCGCCTGGAAGCGGATTCTCCCGCAGGACACGATCACGCTGAACGAGACCGAAAAGATCTTCTTCTCCGAGGTGGCGTTTCTGCTGAAGACGTTTTTCTTCGTGTACGTCGGGCTGTCCGAGCGTCTGACGGACCCATGGGTGGTCTCGATCGGCTTCCTTCTGACCGTGGTGATCTTTCTGGTCCGCATTCCGGTGGTCCGCCTCTCCGTGGACAGGGAGACCCGCGTGTCGGACGCCTCGCTGATGGCCGCCATAGCTCCCAAGGGATTGGCGACGGTCGTGCTGGCGTCGATTCCGCTCCAGCAGGGTCTTCCCGGCGGGGAGCTGATCCAGGACCTCGCCTATGCGGTTGTGCTCTTCAGCATCGTCTTCACCGCGCTGCTCGTGTTCCTGCTGGAGCGCACCACGCTGGCGAAGGCGTACGGGCGGCTGTTCACCGGATTCGGCGCGAAAGCGGCGAGCCCCGACGCGTCGGCGGGCTGA